Proteins encoded by one window of Desulfovibrio ferrophilus:
- a CDS encoding diguanylate cyclase — protein sequence MQQLQEIITASETWLVERILFYAKEHGYSQYNSTKIEDWRASIAGISLSLLTAVEQFDNAPPEFNPDVDYSTHPVAAFGIEQARTHRRRGISMTMFLGLLKYYRQSYIDLLNKHIKTGEERRRCRKFIARCFDLFEITLCSEWISLEKDQRIQELQDANRRQTNEKNKYLTLFESISDPIFLVDHAGIVENLNVSAASFMGIGVTPEELSPLTNDEKACGIDIPGIKTRKSVVGRRLSESLPWLAVEIRNFLAQDRRVLRVEKKARCYGEDRYFKITLSSMLDISGKFSGAVVVLADITKQTITEMELVRSRDMMQAVMDGTPALIAYLNKDLQYQFANNYYEEIFETPVKSILGKHVSTLVGDKLYAKVAPMYERALKGERQNFELTFQSPKKGTRNFEITYLPHTFGDSVEGIIILILDLTDRKMAEIEREKFFKLTPGMMCIAGFDGFFKQINPAWTKKLGWSEEELLSRPFIDFVLPDDVNSTVDANLILARGKELIGFENRYRCKDGSFRWITWNATPSLEDKVVYAVAHDTTKRRKMEETLRKLAAKDSLTGTNNRRHFFELGARAFAGAKRYDRALSTFMLDIDHFKRINDTHGHAAGDEVLKILVQTCQDTLRDSDIMGRMGGEEFAVVLPETNASRAFATAERLREKLDKVLVNTQEHEIGFTVSIGVATLESKKDSLEDLLKRADDALYEAKRHGRNRVFSA from the coding sequence ATGCAGCAACTCCAAGAAATCATCACCGCCAGCGAAACATGGCTGGTCGAACGCATCCTGTTCTACGCCAAGGAGCATGGATACTCGCAGTATAATTCCACCAAGATCGAAGACTGGCGCGCATCCATCGCTGGTATTTCGTTGTCCCTGCTCACTGCCGTTGAGCAATTCGACAACGCCCCCCCGGAGTTCAACCCTGATGTGGACTATTCGACGCACCCGGTCGCAGCCTTTGGCATTGAGCAGGCACGGACACACCGCAGGCGCGGTATCTCCATGACCATGTTTCTTGGCCTGCTCAAATACTACCGCCAATCTTATATCGATCTGCTCAACAAACACATCAAAACAGGAGAGGAACGCCGCCGTTGTCGCAAGTTCATCGCCCGCTGCTTTGATCTGTTTGAAATCACGTTGTGCTCGGAATGGATCTCTCTTGAAAAAGACCAGCGCATCCAGGAATTACAGGACGCCAACCGCCGCCAAACAAATGAAAAGAATAAATATCTCACCCTATTCGAAAGCATCTCGGATCCGATATTCCTGGTAGATCACGCAGGTATCGTGGAAAATCTGAATGTCTCCGCAGCCTCCTTCATGGGCATCGGCGTCACCCCTGAAGAACTCTCCCCTTTGACCAATGACGAGAAAGCCTGCGGAATCGACATCCCAGGCATCAAGACTCGCAAGTCCGTGGTTGGCCGCAGACTCTCCGAGTCCTTGCCCTGGCTGGCTGTCGAAATTCGAAACTTCCTTGCTCAGGACCGCCGGGTGCTGCGCGTTGAAAAAAAGGCTCGCTGTTATGGCGAAGATCGCTACTTCAAGATCACGCTCTCCAGCATGCTGGACATTTCCGGGAAATTTTCAGGGGCCGTGGTCGTGCTCGCGGACATCACCAAACAAACCATAACGGAGATGGAACTGGTCCGCAGTCGTGACATGATGCAAGCGGTCATGGATGGCACTCCGGCACTCATTGCCTACCTGAATAAAGACCTGCAGTACCAATTCGCCAATAACTACTACGAAGAAATCTTCGAAACCCCGGTGAAATCCATCTTGGGCAAACATGTCTCAACACTGGTCGGGGACAAATTGTATGCCAAGGTCGCCCCCATGTACGAACGGGCCTTGAAAGGAGAACGGCAAAACTTCGAATTGACCTTCCAGTCGCCCAAGAAGGGTACCCGCAACTTCGAAATCACCTACCTGCCTCATACGTTTGGCGATTCTGTCGAGGGAATCATCATTCTGATCCTGGATTTGACGGATCGGAAAATGGCAGAGATTGAGCGCGAAAAATTCTTCAAACTCACACCAGGCATGATGTGCATTGCCGGATTCGATGGATTTTTCAAACAGATCAACCCCGCCTGGACCAAGAAGCTGGGCTGGTCTGAGGAAGAACTGCTCAGCCGTCCCTTCATTGACTTCGTTCTGCCCGACGACGTCAACAGCACGGTAGATGCCAACCTGATACTGGCCAGGGGTAAAGAACTTATTGGATTCGAAAACCGCTACCGCTGCAAAGACGGCAGTTTCCGATGGATAACGTGGAATGCCACCCCTTCACTTGAGGACAAAGTGGTGTACGCCGTCGCCCATGACACGACCAAGCGCCGTAAGATGGAAGAAACCCTGCGCAAACTGGCCGCCAAAGACTCACTGACCGGCACCAATAACCGGCGCCATTTCTTTGAGCTTGGCGCACGGGCATTTGCCGGTGCCAAACGCTACGACCGTGCCCTGTCCACCTTCATGCTGGACATCGACCACTTCAAGCGCATCAATGATACGCATGGACATGCCGCGGGTGACGAGGTTCTCAAAATCCTGGTCCAAACATGCCAGGACACCCTGCGGGATTCAGATATCATGGGCAGAATGGGAGGAGAGGAGTTTGCCGTCGTCCTGCCGGAGACCAACGCTTCACGGGCCTTCGCCACAGCAGAACGCCTGCGGGAGAAATTGGACAAGGTACTGGTGAACACTCAAGAGCATGAGATCGGCTTTACGGTGAGTATCGGTGTCGCCACGCTTGAATCCAAGAAAGATAGCCTGGAAGACCTGCTCAAACGTGCCGACGACGCCCTCTATGAAGCCAAACGACACGGGCGAAACCGTGTATTCAGCGCCTAG
- a CDS encoding MarR family winged helix-turn-helix transcriptional regulator translates to MNNNSWHHISHDFVVSLDNTARDLRNLADELARPFGLSNSRWLVLYILEEHGSALSQKDLAAEIGIEGPTMVRILDGMERDGWVRRRVSDKDRRVKLIDVEEKTWGVMRELSEKLDAAKEVMLKGISNEEMIEGTELLERIRQQILQLSGRKTSHNPCPKSK, encoded by the coding sequence ATGAATAACAACTCCTGGCACCACATCAGCCATGATTTTGTCGTCAGTCTGGACAATACAGCCCGGGATTTGCGCAATCTAGCAGACGAGCTCGCCAGACCCTTTGGCCTCTCCAACTCACGCTGGCTGGTGCTGTATATTCTTGAAGAACATGGCAGCGCGTTATCGCAAAAGGATCTGGCTGCGGAAATCGGTATTGAAGGACCGACCATGGTACGCATTCTGGACGGCATGGAACGTGACGGATGGGTCCGCCGACGGGTCTCGGATAAAGATCGAAGGGTCAAACTGATCGACGTGGAAGAAAAGACTTGGGGAGTCATGAGGGAGTTAAGCGAAAAACTCGACGCTGCCAAAGAAGTCATGCTCAAGGGCATTTCCAATGAGGAAATGATCGAAGGCACTGAACTGCTTGAGCGTATTCGCCAACAAATCCTGCAGCTCTCGGGGCGTAAAACCTCACACAACCCTTGCCCCAAGTCCAAATAG
- a CDS encoding rhodanese-related (seleno)protein, whose translation MRQHAVYAVLVVLAVFIASPQALAKDVERIEITELRDKLGASNLFVVDVRTPSSWKQSNHKIPGSIRANHKDITSLDQMIPPGSEVVLYCAUPNEYTSARVAQKLMALGHKNVKALEGGWNAWEDSGFPVEPK comes from the coding sequence ATGCGCCAACATGCTGTTTATGCGGTGCTTGTAGTTTTGGCAGTGTTCATCGCAAGCCCACAGGCCCTTGCAAAAGATGTTGAACGGATCGAAATCACCGAATTACGGGACAAGCTCGGAGCTTCGAACCTCTTTGTGGTGGACGTCCGCACCCCATCCAGCTGGAAACAAAGCAATCACAAAATTCCTGGATCAATCCGCGCAAACCACAAAGACATCACATCCCTCGACCAGATGATCCCGCCGGGCAGTGAGGTCGTTCTCTACTGCGCCTGACCCAACGAATACACTAGCGCCCGGGTGGCGCAGAAGTTGATGGCGTTGGGCCACAAAAACGTCAAAGCTCTGGAAGGTGGATGGAATGCCTGGGAGGATTCCGGATTCCCGGTGGAGCCCAAATAG
- a CDS encoding ribonuclease H-like domain-containing protein — protein sequence MLKHTFCHIPRIGATTEQRYWDKGLKHWDIAASSIGEAALGGKTAWVRQHLDESHERLETGDAHWFDSRLPSGESWRLFGEFRDRVAYVDIETTGLTYGEDHITTIALSGAGEVKTYVYGDNLDEFQDDIRAFDVISTYNGKCFDVPFIERSFGIRLDMGHIDLRYVLKKIGFSGGLKSIEKQMGIGRDDLEGVDGYFAVILWHEYQNTGNPAALETLLAYNAADVISLESLMVHAYNTLLDETPFADGNRQEERPALTVSHEPDRKLVDKLMVRHGLF from the coding sequence ATGCTCAAACACACATTCTGCCATATCCCGCGCATTGGCGCGACCACGGAACAACGATACTGGGACAAAGGGCTCAAGCATTGGGATATTGCAGCGAGCAGTATCGGCGAGGCCGCTCTGGGCGGTAAAACGGCCTGGGTGCGACAACATCTGGATGAATCCCACGAGCGTTTGGAAACTGGCGACGCCCACTGGTTCGATTCCAGGCTGCCCAGCGGAGAGAGCTGGCGTTTGTTTGGTGAGTTCCGCGACCGTGTGGCCTATGTGGATATCGAAACCACGGGGCTGACCTACGGCGAGGACCATATCACCACCATTGCCCTGTCTGGAGCGGGTGAGGTCAAAACCTATGTGTATGGCGACAATCTGGATGAATTCCAGGATGACATCAGGGCTTTTGACGTCATTTCCACCTACAATGGCAAGTGCTTCGATGTCCCGTTCATCGAACGTTCCTTTGGCATTCGCCTGGACATGGGACACATCGACCTCAGATACGTGCTCAAGAAGATCGGTTTTTCAGGTGGCTTGAAAAGCATTGAAAAACAGATGGGGATTGGCCGTGATGACCTTGAAGGGGTGGATGGGTATTTTGCGGTTATTCTGTGGCACGAGTACCAGAATACGGGCAATCCAGCTGCGCTGGAGACATTACTGGCCTACAACGCGGCTGATGTGATCAGCCTGGAGTCGCTCATGGTCCATGCCTACAACACGTTGCTGGATGAGACCCCCTTTGCCGATGGAAATCGGCAGGAAGAGCGTCCGGCCCTCACCGTTTCGCATGAGCCTGATCGAAAACTCGTGGATAAGCTCATGGTCCGGCACGGATTGTTCTAG
- a CDS encoding ketopantoate reductase family protein — MLITIAGCGALGCSLGARMIASGLDVQAYGRPGSHLEALAKDGIILAPDWQGKRQTFPLLAASNSPSKLQPTELIIVLVKAHQTAAIAPIREILKPDGVCLTLQNGLGNAETLAPLFGQENLAAGIATYGSTRKAPGVVDGSSQGFIIAGPWLPGNAMNWVGELLADSGLNSTWVKDPRPAIWNKLCLNAMMNPVAALTGQPNGKLLENDHCMTLMRALFDEAATAADRAGVMIDRQAAWDKGIDTIKKTAKVRPSMLQDLDHGARTETDAISGGVLAQAQSESDFPQTRAVHAQVKAIDARNGHADSSE; from the coding sequence ATGCTGATAACCATTGCCGGCTGCGGAGCCCTTGGCTGCTCTCTGGGCGCACGGATGATCGCCTCCGGGTTGGACGTGCAGGCCTACGGACGCCCGGGGTCTCATCTCGAAGCCCTTGCCAAGGACGGCATCATCCTGGCTCCGGACTGGCAGGGAAAACGCCAGACCTTTCCCCTTCTGGCGGCATCCAACTCTCCCTCAAAACTCCAGCCGACCGAGCTAATTATCGTGCTGGTCAAGGCGCACCAGACTGCGGCCATCGCTCCCATCCGCGAAATCCTGAAGCCAGACGGTGTCTGCCTGACCCTGCAAAACGGTCTGGGCAATGCTGAAACCCTGGCCCCATTGTTCGGGCAGGAAAACCTCGCAGCTGGAATCGCCACCTATGGCTCCACGCGCAAGGCACCGGGCGTGGTGGACGGTTCCAGCCAGGGATTTATCATTGCAGGCCCGTGGCTGCCTGGTAATGCCATGAACTGGGTGGGGGAGTTGCTGGCGGATTCGGGCCTGAATTCCACCTGGGTGAAGGACCCGCGCCCGGCCATCTGGAACAAGCTCTGCCTGAATGCCATGATGAACCCCGTTGCCGCATTGACCGGGCAACCCAATGGAAAGCTGCTGGAGAATGATCACTGCATGACATTGATGCGTGCCCTGTTCGACGAGGCCGCTACGGCAGCAGACCGGGCTGGTGTGATGATCGACAGGCAGGCAGCCTGGGACAAAGGCATCGACACCATCAAGAAAACAGCCAAGGTCAGGCCGTCCATGCTTCAGGATCTGGATCATGGGGCGCGCACGGAAACCGATGCCATCTCAGGTGGCGTTCTTGCTCAGGCGCAATCAGAATCCGATTTCCCGCAGACCCGTGCTGTGCATGCCCAGGTGAAGGCCATCGACGCTCGCAACGGACACGCGGACTCATCCGAATAA
- a CDS encoding DUF2046 domain-containing protein, producing MSSTAAEIERDLEARFRKTAPPQRRVEAQPDSVSLLLERVSGLLDDQTLYRREIGSLREEVSVLKSGLAEREAAHERAVRDMEAELTFLREENKRLSHYVETHIRRGNPLHSKPSEAFLGLPLVIRSEHDEYLGVAAPTKGAFTPKGLVGLIQKSASASRSVDMDWDRDRDHWILKVLTTAPETGCEQALVFMLHEVRTPNRNLVARLAHLIVDGNEVPDNFLLGFFKQLRDTFNS from the coding sequence ATGAGCAGTACTGCAGCCGAAATTGAGCGCGATCTCGAAGCGAGATTCCGTAAAACCGCCCCCCCGCAGCGGAGGGTGGAAGCACAGCCGGACTCCGTGTCGCTTTTGCTTGAGCGAGTCTCCGGTCTGCTGGATGATCAGACGTTGTATCGCCGCGAGATTGGTTCCCTGCGCGAGGAAGTTTCCGTGCTCAAGAGCGGTCTTGCCGAGCGGGAAGCCGCGCATGAGCGGGCGGTACGGGATATGGAGGCGGAACTGACTTTCCTGCGAGAGGAGAACAAGCGCCTGTCGCACTATGTCGAAACGCATATCCGCCGTGGCAATCCCCTGCATTCCAAACCCTCTGAAGCCTTTCTCGGATTACCGTTGGTCATCCGTTCCGAGCATGACGAATATCTGGGCGTGGCCGCTCCGACGAAAGGCGCTTTTACCCCCAAGGGGCTGGTCGGTCTGATTCAGAAAAGCGCAAGTGCCTCCCGCTCCGTGGATATGGACTGGGACCGTGATCGCGACCATTGGATTCTCAAGGTGCTGACCACTGCCCCGGAGACGGGATGTGAGCAGGCACTGGTGTTTATGCTCCATGAAGTCAGAACCCCCAATCGAAACCTCGTGGCTCGGCTGGCTCATCTGATTGTCGACGGCAACGAGGTGCCTGATAATTTTCTGCTTGGCTTCTTCAAGCAACTGCGTGACACGTTTAATTCCTGA
- a CDS encoding (Fe-S)-binding protein, which yields MEAALIPRELPSEIKAHLGKFDFNACMACGTCSNGCPVSGTEGQGGLSTRQVLRMISLGMIDEVVASDFPWICTGCGRCAFACPMGIDIPAVMAHMKHLRDRDKVPGTLHKGMQNNVDSGNNLAIAMDDYLMGMAELGQEMSDDDCPGFYVPVDKDKAKILFFPNSKEVYGDYEDQFWWWRIFYAAREDWTVPSEGWEAVDWALFTGNYESNKFLAQRKINYMHKHEIERMIMPDCGGGSYGCRTGMEKCKIEDPTNTAGYTYLYDYLVEIIRQGRIKLDPSVNAGKIFTWHDSCKHGRELQRHFGRGFFEEPRWVMRRCVDNYVEMTPNRELNYCCGAGGGMWPMPFENESAHHARHKYNQIKRTGANVVVVGCSNCRDQIMKRIPKFYDCDYEVKYLWQLVAETLVLEPWQEERIKQAEAEAKAQWDKFGIDIDSAEY from the coding sequence ATGGAGGCCGCACTGATACCGAGGGAGCTTCCCTCAGAGATCAAGGCACACTTGGGGAAATTCGACTTCAATGCCTGCATGGCCTGTGGCACTTGTTCCAACGGTTGCCCTGTTTCAGGCACCGAAGGTCAGGGTGGCCTCAGTACGCGTCAGGTCCTGCGCATGATATCGCTGGGCATGATTGACGAAGTCGTGGCATCCGACTTTCCATGGATTTGTACCGGTTGCGGTCGCTGCGCCTTCGCCTGCCCCATGGGCATCGATATCCCGGCAGTCATGGCCCACATGAAGCACCTACGCGACCGCGACAAGGTCCCCGGCACCCTGCACAAGGGCATGCAGAACAACGTGGACTCCGGCAACAACCTCGCCATCGCCATGGATGACTACCTGATGGGCATGGCCGAACTCGGCCAAGAAATGTCCGATGACGACTGCCCCGGGTTCTATGTCCCCGTGGACAAGGACAAGGCCAAGATCCTGTTCTTCCCCAATTCAAAAGAAGTCTACGGCGACTACGAAGATCAGTTCTGGTGGTGGCGCATCTTCTATGCGGCACGCGAGGATTGGACCGTCCCCAGCGAAGGTTGGGAAGCCGTGGACTGGGCGTTGTTCACAGGAAACTACGAATCCAACAAATTCCTGGCCCAGCGCAAGATCAACTACATGCACAAGCATGAAATCGAACGCATGATCATGCCCGACTGTGGGGGTGGCTCCTACGGTTGCCGAACAGGCATGGAGAAATGCAAGATTGAGGACCCCACCAACACGGCGGGATACACCTATCTCTATGACTATCTTGTTGAAATCATTCGCCAGGGGCGCATCAAGCTCGACCCCAGCGTGAATGCAGGCAAGATCTTCACGTGGCACGACTCCTGTAAACACGGCCGCGAACTGCAGCGCCACTTCGGGCGAGGATTCTTCGAGGAGCCCCGCTGGGTCATGCGACGCTGCGTGGACAACTATGTGGAAATGACTCCCAACCGGGAATTGAACTACTGCTGTGGTGCGGGTGGCGGTATGTGGCCCATGCCGTTTGAGAACGAATCCGCCCACCACGCCAGACACAAATACAACCAGATCAAACGCACCGGAGCCAACGTCGTGGTGGTGGGCTGCTCCAACTGTCGTGACCAGATCATGAAACGCATTCCCAAATTCTATGACTGCGACTACGAGGTGAAATATCTCTGGCAACTGGTCGCCGAGACTCTGGTCCTTGAACCCTGGCAGGAAGAACGCATCAAGCAGGCAGAAGCCGAAGCCAAGGCCCAGTGGGACAAGTTCGGCATCGATATCGACTCTGCCGAGTACTGA
- a CDS encoding protein-disulfide reductase DsbD family protein, producing the protein MKPLCIRFAAFMLLFLLAPACVFASPGAQPDFYSLRWELFRVGDATPDTELLAVLWLELDEGYHAYANPPGETGMPTHLSISLDGGSPLKVIYPEGEEEPDVFDPSLMVHTYYGSTPLFVPLGQLPTSAISLTGSLSFAACSATNCWPLRTEVSLPLTGINLASLPDATDFFWYEFYLNKEFSEVVDTNKQNTLSPSTSESTTEAPATSPPSSVTEWSFSPTYFHPELEVTDIELALLFAFIAGLLLNFMPCVLPVLSLKLSALMAGSEEQTEADRIRAFREHNLFFSAGVMLYFLFLGALLSALGLAWGQLFQTPGLILGLATVVFALGLSLFGLWDLPVVDLKADRSSGSPKVCALFTGVLATLLATPCSGPFLGGVLGWVLLQSPETIMAVFLTIGLGMASPFLLMTARPGLVRLFPKPGNWMIYLEAGVGFFLMGTVLYLLTILPTTMLLPALGLLLAVAFAAWMWGKWTNLSQPKGKRWAIRLAAAALVALAALMLFAPKATPIKWQSFEPQAFRSMLGKRPIVVDFTADWCPNCKVLEHTTLKTDNLTKWQEHFDLTYVQVDMTQDNPEGLALLRALGSQSIPVVAIFPPGPGHKSPLVLRDLFSASQMDDALKTTLGD; encoded by the coding sequence ATGAAACCCTTATGCATCCGCTTTGCGGCATTCATGCTTCTTTTCCTGCTGGCCCCAGCCTGCGTTTTTGCCAGCCCCGGGGCCCAGCCCGATTTCTACTCCCTCAGATGGGAACTGTTTCGCGTGGGCGACGCAACCCCGGACACGGAGCTGCTGGCCGTGCTCTGGCTGGAACTGGATGAAGGCTACCACGCCTATGCCAATCCCCCGGGTGAAACCGGAATGCCCACCCATTTATCCATTTCATTGGATGGCGGATCACCGCTCAAGGTCATCTATCCCGAGGGCGAAGAAGAACCCGACGTGTTCGACCCTTCACTCATGGTTCATACTTATTATGGAAGCACCCCCCTGTTCGTTCCCTTGGGGCAACTTCCCACCAGCGCCATCTCGCTCACCGGAAGCCTCTCCTTTGCCGCTTGCTCCGCCACCAATTGTTGGCCACTGCGTACAGAGGTTTCATTACCGCTGACAGGCATCAATCTAGCATCCCTGCCCGATGCCACAGATTTCTTCTGGTACGAATTCTATCTGAATAAAGAATTCTCCGAAGTCGTGGACACCAACAAGCAAAACACCCTGTCCCCCTCGACATCGGAATCCACCACCGAGGCACCCGCCACTTCGCCTCCTTCCTCCGTTACAGAATGGAGCTTCAGTCCCACATATTTCCATCCGGAACTGGAAGTCACGGACATCGAGCTGGCGCTACTTTTCGCCTTTATTGCCGGCCTGCTCCTGAACTTCATGCCCTGTGTGCTGCCGGTTCTGAGCCTCAAACTCTCAGCGCTCATGGCGGGTTCCGAAGAGCAGACCGAAGCCGACCGCATCCGGGCCTTTCGTGAACACAACCTGTTCTTCTCGGCCGGAGTAATGCTCTATTTCCTCTTCCTTGGAGCACTGCTCTCTGCCCTGGGTCTGGCCTGGGGACAACTCTTTCAGACTCCGGGACTCATCCTTGGGCTGGCCACTGTTGTTTTTGCTCTGGGGCTCTCCCTGTTCGGCCTGTGGGATCTGCCTGTGGTGGACCTCAAAGCCGACCGTTCCTCCGGCAGCCCCAAAGTCTGCGCCCTGTTCACGGGAGTTTTGGCGACATTGCTGGCAACTCCATGCAGCGGCCCGTTCCTGGGGGGCGTGCTGGGCTGGGTGCTGCTGCAATCACCGGAAACCATCATGGCGGTGTTCCTGACCATCGGCCTGGGCATGGCCTCGCCATTCCTGTTGATGACCGCTCGGCCTGGTTTGGTCCGGCTGTTCCCAAAACCTGGCAACTGGATGATCTATCTGGAGGCCGGGGTGGGATTCTTCCTGATGGGCACGGTGCTCTACCTGCTGACCATCCTGCCCACCACCATGCTCTTACCGGCTCTGGGGCTGCTCCTGGCTGTTGCCTTCGCTGCCTGGATGTGGGGCAAATGGACGAACCTATCACAACCCAAAGGCAAACGATGGGCCATACGTCTGGCCGCAGCCGCGCTGGTGGCACTGGCAGCGCTCATGCTCTTCGCTCCCAAGGCAACGCCCATCAAGTGGCAATCCTTCGAGCCGCAGGCCTTTCGCTCCATGCTGGGTAAACGCCCCATCGTTGTCGACTTCACGGCGGACTGGTGCCCCAACTGCAAAGTTCTGGAGCACACCACCCTCAAGACGGACAACCTCACCAAATGGCAAGAGCACTTTGACCTGACCTATGTGCAGGTGGACATGACCCAGGACAACCCCGAAGGTCTGGCCCTGCTGCGGGCCTTGGGCAGTCAATCCATCCCTGTTGTCGCCATTTTCCCGCCCGGTCCGGGTCACAAGTCCCCGCTTGTGCTACGCGACCTGTTCAGTGCCTCGCAGATGGACGACGCCCTCAAGACCACGCTGGGCGACTAG
- a CDS encoding glycosyltransferase produces the protein MQSRKSPLNEYIPTSPTSPEEYLEFVGPDRVERLKQLAAPLEGKGWANVNSTLVGGGVAEMIKGTLPLARGLGIDAHWHVLEGSDEFFSVTKKFHNLLQGMEQEISLDEIFHAYLDTIDQNTRETFITSDLVVVHDPQPAAMVMNGVIYGNVLWRCHIDTTSPDMTIWRFLLPYINHCAGAIFTMPEFVGPGLQIPVYQIMPGIDPLSEKNLLRTRADALGILSPLLNEHNIDPDRPILATVSRYDRHKNQTAVVKAFRKMRSKISMDPAPQMVFLGNTSDDPEAEQMLAQLRELAEGDPDIHFLVNVDDNDAVVGALLNVARGVVHAATREGFGLVVTEALWQRAPVIGSNRGGIRTQVIDGKTGFLVDPDDTEAIAKAMVRLIEDDNVCSGMCEAAHEHVRRNFLLPHVVEKYLELMRYYARVDRKAPDFRLSELTYSEVINAMRPRPSFFPDE, from the coding sequence ATGCAGAGCAGGAAAAGCCCCCTCAACGAGTATATCCCCACATCTCCCACGAGCCCCGAGGAGTACCTGGAATTCGTCGGGCCGGATCGGGTCGAGCGGCTGAAGCAGTTGGCTGCTCCTCTGGAGGGCAAGGGCTGGGCGAATGTGAATTCCACGTTGGTGGGGGGGGGCGTCGCCGAGATGATCAAGGGGACTCTGCCCCTGGCTCGGGGCCTGGGCATCGATGCCCACTGGCATGTGCTGGAGGGCAGTGACGAATTCTTTTCGGTGACCAAAAAATTTCATAATCTGCTGCAGGGCATGGAACAGGAAATTTCATTGGACGAGATTTTCCATGCCTACCTGGACACCATCGATCAGAACACTCGAGAGACATTCATTACCTCGGACCTGGTGGTGGTGCATGATCCTCAGCCAGCAGCCATGGTCATGAACGGAGTCATCTATGGCAATGTGCTGTGGCGTTGTCACATCGATACCACTTCGCCGGACATGACCATCTGGCGGTTCCTGCTTCCCTATATCAACCACTGCGCCGGGGCGATTTTCACCATGCCCGAGTTTGTGGGGCCTGGTTTGCAGATTCCGGTATATCAGATCATGCCGGGGATTGACCCCCTGTCCGAGAAGAACCTGCTGCGGACTCGAGCCGATGCCTTGGGCATCCTTTCGCCGTTGCTCAATGAGCACAACATTGATCCTGACCGACCGATTCTGGCGACAGTGTCGCGTTATGATCGACACAAGAATCAGACTGCGGTGGTCAAGGCGTTTCGCAAGATGCGGTCCAAGATCTCAATGGACCCTGCCCCGCAGATGGTCTTCCTGGGCAACACTTCGGATGATCCCGAGGCTGAGCAGATGCTGGCTCAGTTGCGTGAACTGGCCGAGGGCGATCCGGATATCCATTTTCTCGTGAACGTGGATGATAATGACGCCGTGGTGGGGGCGCTCTTGAACGTGGCGCGCGGGGTTGTTCATGCGGCTACGCGTGAAGGGTTCGGACTGGTGGTGACCGAGGCCCTCTGGCAGCGTGCGCCGGTGATCGGATCCAACCGGGGAGGCATCCGTACTCAGGTGATCGACGGCAAAACCGGCTTTCTGGTGGACCCGGATGACACTGAAGCCATTGCCAAGGCCATGGTTCGTCTGATTGAGGATGATAATGTCTGCTCAGGGATGTGCGAGGCTGCCCACGAGCACGTGCGGCGCAATTTCCTGTTGCCACATGTGGTTGAAAAGTATCTTGAATTGATGCGTTACTATGCCCGTGTGGACCGCAAGGCCCCGGATTTCAGACTGTCAGAATTGACGTACTCGGAAGTCATTAATGCCATGCGACCTCGTCCTTCATTTTTCCCGGATGAGTAA
- a CDS encoding SOS response-associated peptidase — protein MCGRFGLDTPKKHLAEQFDLTKEPSYAPRYNIAPTQMIGAILAHPESGSPAFRMLKWGLVPSWAKDTNVGTRLINARAETVDQKPSFRTAFRQRRCLIPASHFFEWQRLPDGTTQPHCIRLKDDTTMGFAGIWEHWSTPESNGSPPTSIFSCSILTTTANELMAPIHGRMPVIIPVESYSIWLKGDAVQVLPLLEPCPAESLEAWPIPHRVNSAKNDDHSIMVRQEENP, from the coding sequence ATGTGCGGACGTTTCGGCCTCGACACCCCCAAAAAGCACTTGGCAGAGCAGTTTGATCTGACCAAGGAGCCCAGCTATGCCCCGCGCTACAATATTGCCCCTACGCAGATGATCGGGGCCATACTGGCGCATCCGGAATCCGGCTCACCTGCTTTCCGAATGCTCAAATGGGGCCTTGTCCCATCCTGGGCCAAAGACACGAATGTCGGCACCCGCCTGATCAATGCCAGAGCCGAGACCGTGGACCAAAAGCCCTCATTCCGCACGGCCTTCCGTCAACGGCGTTGCCTCATCCCGGCTTCACACTTCTTCGAATGGCAGCGCCTGCCGGACGGAACCACTCAACCGCACTGCATCCGCCTGAAGGATGATACGACCATGGGATTTGCAGGAATCTGGGAGCACTGGAGCACGCCAGAATCAAATGGCTCGCCCCCCACGTCCATATTCAGCTGCTCCATTCTAACCACCACGGCCAACGAGCTTATGGCTCCCATTCATGGACGTATGCCAGTCATTATTCCCGTTGAATCCTATTCAATCTGGCTCAAGGGAGACGCGGTCCAAGTTCTGCCGCTGCTGGAGCCCTGCCCCGCCGAGTCTCTGGAAGCCTGGCCCATCCCTCACAGGGTCAATTCGGCAAAAAATGACGATCATTCCATCATGGTGAGACAGGAGGAGAATCCTTGA